Genomic window (Mycoplasma leachii PG50):
TAATGTTGAAAACATCACTATTCAAGAAACTATAATTTTAGCTTTAAAAAAATCTTTAACTTATCAAGTTGATACTCATAAAAAAAGTTGATGAGAAAAACTTGTTGAAAATAGAAAATCTAAAGAAAAATTTAGATTGTATTGTAGTGAAGAAATAAATGAAAGACTTGCAAAAGAACTACGTTTATTAACTAATCCTAAAGTTTTAGATAAATCTGAAACTAAAAAAGAAGAACATAACGAAAAATTTGTTCACTATAACACATTAAAAATTAATAATAAAAGCTACAAAATCGATGCTGAAAGTTTAAAATTTGCTAAGTTAATTTTTAAAGAAAAGGATTTAATCGATTTTCAAGCTAGTTTAAGTGAAACTTATTTTAGATCAAAACATTTAAACTTTAATAAATATTACAATCACTTATACATTATTAAATTATCTAGTTTAGCTTATTTATATGCTTTAAAAAACAAAGATACTAAAATAAACTTTAATAAAGCAAAAGAATTATTTGAATTATTAATTTTAAAAACAGCTTATGAAATTTCTGAATCATTTGCTAAGAAAATTGAAAAAATCATTTTAAGTCAAGAACAACTAGAAAATGAGTTTTTTAAAAAAACAAAAATTGATCAATTAGATCGCTATAAGAATTGATCTAAAGTTGTAGCTATTAATACTGCTGTATATAAAGAATTAAACTTAAATACTAAAATTATTCAATCAGCTACAATTTATGAAATTTTAAAAAATGAAATATTTGTCTGAGAATCAATTAAAAAGTCAGACTCATTATTAAGTAAAGATTTAGTTAGCTACAATGAAATATCACAATATCAAAATGAGTTAATCTTTATTATAGAACAAGAACTTAAAAAAGAAAAAAACAATGCTTATGTTAAATATGTAAGATTTTTAACAGAAACATTTGGAAAACTTTATTTATCAGATAAACCACCACTGAGTATTTATGGAAAAATTGGACTAGCATTTATTTATCTAGTTCTAATTGCATGAGCTTTAATCATAATAGTGCCAATTACTCAAGTTGTTTTACAAGCATTTAACTGGTATTCAGCTAATGCATCAACTTCAACTGCTGGAAAATTAGGAACACTTGGTAGATTTGACTTTAAGAGATTTGCATTCAGTTTTGCTAACTTTAGTTATTTATTTGAACGTACATTCTTTGGATATTGGTTATTAAACTCACTAGTAATAGCTACTATTACTATGATTTTTATGGTATTAATCACAGCTATGGTTGGATATGCTTTTTCAAGATTTAGATTCAAAGGAAAAAGAATTAGTTTAATGACTGTTATGTTAATTCAAATGATCCCTACTGTTTCAAGTTTCATTGTGTTTTATGTAATGTTCCAATTATTACAAGAAACGGTTCATATTACTGGTCAAATCATGTTAATTCTAATTTATGTTGGTGGAGGTATTCCTGGAAATGTCTTTGTTTTAAAAGGATATTTAGATAATATTTCAACTGACATTGATGATGCTGCAAAAATAGATGGATGCAGTATTTGACAAGTGTTTACTAAAATTATCTTCCCACTAGCAAAACCAATGCTTTCAGTTATTGCTTTATGATCATTTATAGGACCATTTGGTGATGTTTTATTACCACAATTACTATTAGATAATCAAAGAGACTGAACAATGGCTACTGGATTAAACAGCTTATTAAATAGATCTGGAGAAATTGCTCAAGGAGCATTTGCAGCAGGTTCACTACTTGTTGCAGTTCCTATTAGTACACTATTTATCATGTTGCAGGGAAATATTACAGGTGGATTATCTGGAGGAGTAAAAGGTTAGTATGAAAGTTGAATTAAGAAATATATCAAAAAAATATGAAGGTAACTCGTTTTATACATTAGAAAATATTGATTTAACAATTAATGATAATGACTTTTGTGTAATTCTAGGTCCATCTGGATGTGGTAAAACTACTTTATTAAGAATCATAGCTGGATTAAATTCAATCACTAAAGGTGATCTATTATTTGATGGAGTTAAAGTTAATAACCTTTTACCAAAAGATCGTGATATTGCCATGGTATTTCAAAGTTATGCTTTATATCCTCACTATAATGTTTATAAAAACCTGGCTTTTGGTTTAGAAATGAAAAAAGAAAAAAAAGAAATTATCAATCATAGAGTTAGAGGGGCTGCTAAGTTACTAAATATCGAAAAATATTTATTTAAAAAACCAAAAGAATTATCTGGAGGTCAACAACAACGTGTA
Coding sequences:
- a CDS encoding sugar ABC transporter permease, which produces MKTEVKQNVDQKALVFSSLLKPVEKYDFSNFKKSNNWNIIKTKLLEDEAIKSTNKIKDYQLFIKSNYIVGNIVDIYKKFTTDSKLIEGLLLLLVANSFSTFNDKNNFNTSTANKTMNQIIENKYVEKEIINEINVYEKQRSLKDFDHFDFKNLELYEFLNSWKKIDAIIVIYFKKINLEKLGKILASEFLLTYETHKEAMDFVSLNIIQHEHLSEDYAFNKINDLLEQAFNELVNNNVENITIQETIILALKKSLTYQVDTHKKSWWEKLVENRKSKEKFRLYCSEEINERLAKELRLLTNPKVLDKSETKKEEHNEKFVHYNTLKINNKSYKIDAESLKFAKLIFKEKDLIDFQASLSETYFRSKHLNFNKYYNHLYIIKLSSLAYLYALKNKDTKINFNKAKELFELLILKTAYEISESFAKKIEKIILSQEQLENEFFKKTKIDQLDRYKNWSKVVAINTAVYKELNLNTKIIQSATIYEILKNEIFVWESIKKSDSLLSKDLVSYNEISQYQNELIFIIEQELKKEKNNAYVKYVRFLTETFGKLYLSDKPPLSIYGKIGLAFIYLVLIAWALIIIVPITQVVLQAFNWYSANASTSTAGKLGTLGRFDFKRFAFSFANFSYLFERTFFGYWLLNSLVIATITMIFMVLITAMVGYAFSRFRFKGKRISLMTVMLIQMIPTVSSFIVFYVMFQLLQETVHITGQIMLILIYVGGGIPGNVFVLKGYLDNISTDIDDAAKIDGCSIWQVFTKIIFPLAKPMLSVIALWSFIGPFGDVLLPQLLLDNQRDWTMATGLNSLLNRSGEIAQGAFAAGSLLVAVPISTLFIMLQGNITGGLSGGVKG